A DNA window from Borrelia sp. HM contains the following coding sequences:
- a CDS encoding phosphomevalonate kinase, with the protein MDIINFSVPGNLLLMGEYSILEENGLGLAIAIKERAYFTFKKSDTWRFFSKKSEIDNFTLIENNDDFVFKMFRYLKQRYFTNLEDFSFDVYIDTSNFFFNNGVKKGFGSSAVVAVGISCGIFLVLNNKSSFVKDQIFIYCLEAYRYAQGGMGSGYDIATSLFGGVIRLKGGDSPMYELLEKMCFSDFYLMKGPKSVKTTNSIVMYYKNRDLLVNFIRDVNIKMEQIVLNASNSFDCLLVSLKLAKEIGLEIGKRIGVSADLPLNIAYLEQECLLIKALGAGNETFLIYKPNFKVFKQFNIKPIELDLEGVKFCDRCL; encoded by the coding sequence ATGGATATAATTAATTTTTCAGTGCCTGGTAATTTGCTTTTAATGGGAGAATATTCTATTTTAGAAGAGAATGGCCTTGGGCTTGCAATTGCAATCAAAGAGAGAGCTTATTTTACTTTTAAAAAAAGTGATACTTGGCGTTTTTTTTCTAAAAAAAGTGAAATTGATAATTTTACTTTAATAGAAAATAATGATGATTTTGTTTTTAAAATGTTTAGGTATTTAAAACAGAGATATTTTACTAATTTAGAAGATTTTTCCTTTGATGTTTATATTGATACAAGTAATTTTTTTTTTAATAATGGTGTAAAGAAAGGATTTGGTTCAAGTGCTGTTGTTGCTGTTGGTATTTCATGTGGAATTTTTTTAGTTTTGAATAATAAGAGTTCTTTTGTTAAAGATCAAATTTTTATATATTGTTTAGAAGCTTATCGGTATGCTCAAGGAGGTATGGGCAGTGGATATGATATAGCTACAAGTCTTTTTGGTGGTGTTATTAGGCTTAAGGGAGGAGACTCTCCTATGTATGAGCTCTTGGAAAAAATGTGTTTTAGTGATTTCTACCTAATGAAAGGTCCCAAGTCAGTTAAGACCACTAATTCAATTGTTATGTATTACAAAAATAGGGATTTATTAGTAAATTTTATAAGAGATGTTAATATAAAAATGGAGCAAATTGTTTTGAATGCTAGTAATTCTTTTGATTGTTTGCTTGTTAGTTTAAAATTAGCAAAGGAAATAGGATTAGAAATTGGGAAAAGGATAGGTGTTTCTGCTGATTTGCCCTTAAATATTGCGTATCTTGAACAAGAATGTTTGTTAATTAAAGCTTTAGGTGCTGGAAATGAAACTTTTTTAATCTATAAACCAAATTTTAAAGTTTTTAAACAATTTAATATTAAACCGATAGAGTTAGATTTAGAAGGTGTTAAATTTTGCGATAGATGTTTATAA
- a CDS encoding mevalonate kinase, translating into MFIIKKPSKILFLGEHSAVYGFPVIGTTMPLYMQLVYTFSDSWRYLGVPSSKIDEIIHFININFDKVKPIEFLIFSQIPVGLGFGSSASLSLCFAEYIISHDEYKTYDKIVLAREIENIFHGSSSGMDILLIELGGTFYLEKKNDVFNFKKIEPCNFHFLIGAIKRECIVSEIISDLNHRLSLDNSQFAIIEKLGYIVRNSCVAFDKQNVNLLAYNMGVANNYLKSLGLSSDTLDYIIRRSLKFKALAGKFSGAGRGGAFILLFRDNHDASLCLRELSKDLDKNNIELTYKLQIFKF; encoded by the coding sequence ATGTTTATAATAAAAAAACCCTCTAAAATATTGTTTTTAGGCGAACATAGTGCTGTTTATGGTTTTCCAGTTATTGGTACTACAATGCCTCTTTATATGCAGCTAGTTTATACTTTTTCTGATTCTTGGAGATATTTAGGAGTGCCTTCTTCTAAAATAGATGAAATAATTCATTTTATTAATATTAACTTTGATAAGGTTAAGCCCATTGAATTTTTAATATTTTCACAGATTCCAGTTGGATTGGGTTTTGGATCTTCTGCTAGTCTTAGTTTATGCTTTGCTGAGTATATTATAAGTCATGATGAATATAAAACTTATGATAAAATTGTGTTGGCACGTGAAATTGAGAATATTTTTCATGGTAGTTCTTCTGGTATGGATATTTTATTAATTGAGTTAGGTGGAACTTTTTATTTAGAAAAAAAAAATGATGTTTTCAATTTTAAAAAAATTGAACCTTGTAATTTTCATTTCTTAATTGGGGCAATTAAGAGGGAATGTATAGTAAGTGAAATAATATCTGATTTAAATCATAGGTTATCTCTTGATAATAGTCAATTTGCCATTATTGAAAAGCTTGGTTATATTGTTAGAAATTCTTGTGTTGCTTTTGATAAACAAAATGTTAATTTATTGGCATATAATATGGGTGTTGCGAATAATTATTTAAAGTCTTTAGGTTTGTCCTCAGATACTCTTGATTATATAATAAGAAGAAGCCTAAAATTTAAGGCTCTTGCTGGTAAATTTAGTGGTGCTGGTAGGGGTGGAGCTTTCATTTTGCTTTTTAGAGATAATCATGATGCTAGTTTGTGTTTGAGAGAATTAAGTAAAGATTTAGATAAAAATAATATTGAATTGACTTATAAGCTTCAAATATTTAAATTTTAA
- a CDS encoding CAP domain-containing protein: MQKKFILFILIFTSQCTLLGISEDLEFLYSSIHKLRADFKLKKLEIDTTLARVAKEYAISLNTNKVLTHTLFGTTPMQRVKKYDQDFSIIREILASGLDVEDVIYAWLKSPGHKKALLNKDTSKMGGYVLKTQDNKNIFVVLFGEKF, translated from the coding sequence ATGCAAAAGAAATTTATTCTCTTTATTTTAATTTTTACAAGTCAATGCACACTTTTAGGCATAAGTGAAGACTTAGAATTTCTTTACTCATCAATTCACAAGTTAAGAGCTGATTTCAAATTGAAAAAACTAGAAATAGATACTACTCTTGCAAGAGTAGCAAAAGAATATGCAATAAGTCTTAATACAAATAAAGTATTAACACATACACTCTTTGGAACAACTCCTATGCAAAGAGTAAAAAAATACGATCAAGATTTTTCCATAATAAGGGAAATTTTAGCATCAGGTTTGGATGTCGAAGACGTAATATATGCCTGGCTTAAAAGTCCAGGACACAAAAAAGCTCTTTTAAACAAAGATACAAGTAAAATGGGTGGATACGTATTAAAAACTCAAGATAATAAAAATATATTTGTGGTTCTTTTTGGAGAAAAATTTTAA
- a CDS encoding Dps family protein translates to MANHLSYLKKDDLDKINLKLQDLLAGLHVFYANLRGIHWNIKDINFFVIHKKTENLYDYVGEVIDILAERSRALGYDSEFRCSEFMKTSFIKEITLETSSNLLSSINNIICDLNDILKNICETRCFIDSTSDYGTANILDDIIVSFEKYLWMYRSLLTDCRCLCNKKKCCDKNVNL, encoded by the coding sequence ATGGCAAATCATTTAAGTTATTTGAAAAAAGATGATTTGGATAAAATAAACTTAAAACTTCAAGATTTATTGGCAGGACTTCATGTTTTTTATGCTAATTTAAGAGGTATTCATTGGAATATAAAAGATATTAATTTTTTTGTAATTCATAAAAAAACCGAAAATCTTTATGATTATGTTGGAGAAGTTATTGATATTCTAGCTGAGCGATCCAGAGCACTTGGTTATGATTCTGAATTTAGATGTTCTGAATTTATGAAGACATCTTTTATTAAGGAAATTACTTTAGAGACTTCTTCAAATTTGTTATCTTCAATTAACAATATTATTTGTGATCTTAATGACATTCTTAAGAATATATGTGAAACCAGGTGTTTTATTGATAGTACATCTGATTATGGTACTGCTAATATCTTAGATGATATTATTGTTTCTTTTGAAAAGTATTTATGGATGTATAGATCATTATTAACTGATTGTAGGTGCTTATGTAATAAGAAAAAATGTTGTGATAAAAATGTTAATTTATAA